Within Haloferax volcanii DS2, the genomic segment CTCGAGACGCTCGAACAAATCGGGAACACGCTCCTCCAGAAAGACGTTCTCGACGTCCTTCCCCAGCAGGTGGAGGTCTGCGCAGACCTCCACCTGCGGCCCTACTACGGCGACGAAGACGATACAGACGGCCTGTATCACTCACAAGCGAAGCGTGGAACCACCGCGTTTCACGCGTACGCGACACTGTACGCACGCGTGAAGAACAAACGCTACACGCTGGCGGTGCGCCGTCTCGAAGACGGCGACACCGCCAGCAGTGTCCTCGCAGAGTTCCTCGGTATTCTCGACGGCCTTGACCTCGGTGTCAAGGCCGTCTATCTTGACCGCGAATTCTACGACAGCAAGTGTTTAACGCTGCTTCAGGCGCACAACCACGCCTACGTCATGCCGATCGTCCGCTGGGGACGGACGATCAAGCGAGAACTCTCAGAAGGATGGAGTCGCGTGATTCAGCACAGTCTGACAGCGAGACTCGACGGTCACAGCTGGACCGTCGAGTTTCCCGTCTACATCGACTGTACCTACCAGAACGGACGGTACGACGAACATGGGGTGGCGCGTCACGGCTACGCCGCTGACGCGCCGTTCATCGACTCACCACGGGACGCTCGATACCACTACGCGAAACGCTTCGGTATCGAGGCAAGCTATCGACTCTCCGAGCAAAGTATCGCGACGACCTCGACACAAAATCCGGTCGTACGGCTGTTGTACGTCGTGGTGAGCTTGCTGTTACAGAACGTGTGGCGGTATTTGCACTGGGAGTACGTGGCGACGCCCCGCCGTGGGGGGCGTCGCCTCTGGGAGTGGTCGTTCAAGGAGTTCATCAATATGGTCCGTCGAGCAGCGTGGACGGCCCTCGCGGTGCGTCGGGCCGTCCCCGCGAACCGACCACCAGACGACCGGTTCCACCGGTAACTCCCGACCGGGCTAGCCAACGGTGGGAGTGGCGACGCTGTCGCGTCGGCGGCAGCCGCCGCCGACAGCGACGGCTCTCCGCCGATCCGTCCATGATTCTGTCGTCGAGACCGCCAATGCAACCGCTCGGCCACAGAATTCAGGCTTCAGAGACAGCTAGGCGAGGATGCTTTGTGAGGTACTGATATTTAGACTCGTAGAGCTCCAATAACCTTGAAACGTATTCGAGGAGGACATCTGGGACTCTTGAGATCGGTATGAGTACTGTGCAACAGCCAAGAACTATTCAGAATCGAAATGAAGAACGAACTACACAAGCCCGTTCGACGTGACAGCAAACATCCGATAGATTTAGACGTCGTGAATCAGAGGTATTCTATATGAGTCGTGGAGTTGTCGTCGATCTATTCTGCGGTGCAGGAGGTGCCTCTCTCGGGTTTGTTCAGGCGGGATACACTGTCGCGGGGGCCGTTGACATCAACGACGAAGCATTGGAAACGTACAAGCGAAATCTCTGCGACGCCGATCTTGACGAGTATCCTGGCGAGGTCACGTTCGACTCCCCTCTCAAGGGTAATCTAAATGCCAACAAGGGCGGTCACGTCACCTTCGAGTACATACGAAACGAATTCGGTTTAGAACCCGGAGAGGTTGACGTCATCGCTGGGTGCCCTCCTTGCCAGAATTTCAGCAAGCTCAGAGATACGACGCCGTGGCCGGAGGACGAGCCAAAAGATGAGCTACTCCAGTCCTACGTGGAGTTAATTCGGGCAGAGAAACCCGGTGCGGTCTTCTTCGAAAACGTCCAGGGAATAACCAATAAGCGCGACGGAGAGACGACCTACTCGCAGTGGTTCAAAGATCAGATGAGGGGGATGACTCGCGACGACGATCCCGAAGAGAAGGGATACGGAGTTAATCTAAAAGTCGTTAACGCAGCAGATTATGGAGTCCCGCAGCGAAGAATGCGTACGATAGGGATCTGTATCTACGGTGCTTCTGATTCCGAAGTCGAATTTCCACCTGAGACTCACGCAAGAGAACCCGAAGACGGACTGAAAGAGAGATGGGTCACAGTAAAAGACGTACTGAAAGAGGAATACGAACGAGGCCGATTGAAACAAGACCTCGATCTCGGTCAAAAGCAAGTTGGGATCGATGGGTATCCTGACGATCCTGCGCACCGATCACGTCGTCACAACAGCAACACGGTCGAGACGATGAAAGCAATACGGCGACACGGCGATAGTTGGAAGGACCTGCGGGGAACGGAGGACGAAGAATTCATTCGTGAATGTCACCGAGGTTTCGACACTCAAGCAGGTGCAGCGTACGGAATTATGGACTGGGAATCCCCTGCACCAACGCTAACTACTCGGTGTACAAATTTTAGCTCGGGTCGCTACACACATCCAGAAGAGAATCGGACGATTACATTCCGGGAAGCAGCACTTCTAATGTCTTTTCCAGCAGATTTCAAGCTTCCAGACAAGAACAGCGCAGCAGAGCGAGTAGTTGGGAATGCAGTTCCGCCTCAGCTTGTGAAGAGCATCGTTGAAGATCTAAATGTAGCCAGAAAGGAACCCCGCAAGATTGCTTGAAAGCACCTACAAGCGGAAATAACCCCGTACTGGGGAGAGTCACGAATTATTGGATAGCCTGCTCACCCCCAAATATTGCTGTAATTGAGAGTCAAGTCTGAAAACATGATATTCCGGAGAAATTATCCCTTACTGAAACTATTCTAACGGAACGTATATATGAGGTTTACAGAGAAAAATTTGTGGTCTTAACTAGAGATATGATGGGTGTAACGCTGGAAAATGCCCCGTACGAACTTCCTCCAACAGAGGGAACGCACTCTCTGTTAGTCCGAACTGCAATCCGGGAAGAACGCGATCTCTGTCTAATTCCGCCTACTCTCCGTCAAGAATATCTGGACCGTCACGCCCTCGAAGGTCTCTACGAAATGATGGGAATGGATCGTCGTGCCATCATGATTATGTCCAGAAATAGTGACATCCGTGATCGCTACGAAAAGATGGTCGGTCCGTTTCAATTTTCGACAGGGAGGTGGCCCCTCTCGTCAGTCAAGTCTGATGGGTCATTGGTGCCAAAGACTCAACACTACGTGACCGAAGATGCACCACCTGCAGTCATCTATGCAAAATGGGCGACTAGGCTGCCAAACCCAGAGCACGCTCAGGCGATTCAAGCTGTCCTCTACGACGAAAACGTCGGGTTTGACGAGGAACGCTTCGAGGCGTTCGAGCGATGGCGCGCTGCTGCCGACATACCTACCGTAGTCTACTACATCCGGGACCCACTCGGTAATACGTACGATCGTATCAAAGACGAGGTCGATTCGACGTGGATGTGGACTAAGTCCCGCCTTCGTAAAGTCTGTGAGTGGACCCGAGACGGGGGTGCCACGTATCAATCGCTAGTCGACCCAGAAACTATCCCACAATGCACGGTCAGAGAAACGCAATTGCTCAAAAATAAAACATCAGGGCAGTCTTACGAACCGCACGTCTGTAACACAGGTCCCGTTGCTGAGCAATTTGAGCGTGTATGGTCGGCGTACGAGGACTTCCAAACAGTAGAAGGCAAAATCGACGAGCGGGATCTTATGCTGGCTAAATTCTATCTCCGCGACACGGTTTCCCGATTTTCTCGGTTGGTTGCCCTCTTGGAGCAGAGCAACGTCTATCGGGCAAACCACGGGAAGGCGACGACCTTGTCAGGCCGAATTGGGGCACTCCGACAAATGCACTCGGATCTGACTGGCGACGCACAGGCCGGAGGAGGCGCACTACAACAAGCCATCTACGAGCTAGAGGATTTGGCCGAACTCTTGAACGATCCAGACAATCAAGCCTGGAAGCGTGGTGCAGTTCTGTCTGCCATGCTTCAAGTAACCGATAACGACGAGGGACTCATCATCGTCGCTCCAGACGAGCCTGAAGCGAAGGCGCTTGAAGCAGACCTATACATTAACCGTAGGAAGTTCTGGGTCGAAGCAGAAGAACGAGTAACCATCTGCACGCCGAATTCGATTAACATCGAATCACCAGCAGACCACTTGCTTCTCTATGGACCTCCCAAATACGAGGACCGGTGGATACTTCGCTCTCCTCACGGAGCCAACGTTAGCGTCCTGGCTTATCCGCACGAACTCGGGTTATTGTTTTCTCAAGCTAGTAGCCTTAATCACGCCGTCGAGGCAGCTACTCCCCGACAAATACCTCCAGAGGGTCCAGAAGATACTGGACGTATCCTTGCGAGTATTGCTGAAGAGCTCCCGAGAACACCCCTTTCGGCCGAGGAAGATAGAAACAAGCCACCGACCGTCGCTTGTTCTGACCTCGATGGCGTCCAGATATCTATCCCAGACGCAGACTCCGTCGAAAAGGGTGAGATTTCTGGATCACAGACGTTCAAAGGTCACGAACAAGCGGATCAGAACAAGCGAGATAGGGTCAACAGCCTAATTGAACGAAGCTTAGCCAAGTTCGGCCAAGCGAGTGGGAGA encodes:
- a CDS encoding DNA cytosine methyltransferase: MSRGVVVDLFCGAGGASLGFVQAGYTVAGAVDINDEALETYKRNLCDADLDEYPGEVTFDSPLKGNLNANKGGHVTFEYIRNEFGLEPGEVDVIAGCPPCQNFSKLRDTTPWPEDEPKDELLQSYVELIRAEKPGAVFFENVQGITNKRDGETTYSQWFKDQMRGMTRDDDPEEKGYGVNLKVVNAADYGVPQRRMRTIGICIYGASDSEVEFPPETHAREPEDGLKERWVTVKDVLKEEYERGRLKQDLDLGQKQVGIDGYPDDPAHRSRRHNSNTVETMKAIRRHGDSWKDLRGTEDEEFIRECHRGFDTQAGAAYGIMDWESPAPTLTTRCTNFSSGRYTHPEENRTITFREAALLMSFPADFKLPDKNSAAERVVGNAVPPQLVKSIVEDLNVARKEPRKIA
- a CDS encoding ISH3-like element ISH51 family transposase, yielding MSNNQQTDDEIHEDQLLNFLVNSLDEEVALSLAENAELDAEDIYEVLVGACADGTSVSTLCKRSEDAPHENSVLYHLRTKFDLETLEQIGNTLLQKDVLDVLPQQVEVCADLHLRPYYGDEDDTDGLYHSQAKRGTTAFHAYATLYARVKNKRYTLAVRRLEDGDTASSVLAEFLGILDGLDLGVKAVYLDREFYDSKCLTLLQAHNHAYVMPIVRWGRTIKRELSEGWSRVIQHSLTARLDGHSWTVEFPVYIDCTYQNGRYDEHGVARHGYAADAPFIDSPRDARYHYAKRFGIEASYRLSEQSIATTSTQNPVVRLLYVVVSLLLQNVWRYLHWEYVATPRRGGRRLWEWSFKEFINMVRRAAWTALAVRRAVPANRPPDDRFHR